Proteins encoded together in one Micromonospora auratinigra window:
- a CDS encoding DMT family transporter: protein MLSVSSAPHRPPLDPLTVGALALAVAAVSSSAPLVAFAAAPALAIAAWRNLLSLAVLGPFSLARRRAEFRALTVGAGRREGLYCVLSGVALAAHFATWMPSAQLTTVAAATALGATQPVWQGLIARWQGRRLPVVVWAGIGLAVLGAALATGADLTVSGRAFAGDLLAVVGGMFAAVYTAFGERARASISTTTYTTICYGVCAAILLVVCLVGGVRLHGYPSGTWLAIIGLVAGAQLLGHSMFNYALHRVSATTVSVLILLEAPGAALIGWVWLGQLPRPLALPGLALLLAGVAVVVLGGARAGRRTEPVPVPADPTPLTD from the coding sequence TCGACCCGCTGACCGTCGGCGCGCTCGCACTCGCGGTCGCCGCCGTCTCCTCGTCGGCCCCGCTGGTGGCGTTCGCCGCCGCGCCGGCCCTGGCCATCGCCGCCTGGCGCAACCTGCTCTCGCTGGCCGTGCTGGGCCCGTTCTCGCTGGCCCGCCGCCGGGCGGAGTTCCGCGCGCTGACCGTCGGGGCGGGTCGGCGGGAGGGCCTCTACTGCGTCCTGTCCGGGGTGGCGCTGGCCGCCCACTTCGCCACCTGGATGCCGAGCGCGCAGCTCACCACGGTCGCCGCGGCCACCGCGCTGGGCGCCACCCAGCCGGTCTGGCAGGGGCTGATCGCCCGCTGGCAGGGCCGGCGGCTGCCGGTGGTCGTCTGGGCGGGCATCGGGCTGGCGGTCCTCGGTGCCGCGCTGGCCACCGGCGCGGACCTCACCGTCTCCGGCCGGGCCTTCGCCGGTGACCTGCTCGCCGTGGTCGGCGGCATGTTCGCCGCCGTCTACACCGCCTTCGGTGAGCGGGCCCGGGCCAGCATCAGCACCACCACCTACACCACCATCTGCTACGGCGTCTGCGCGGCGATCCTGCTGGTGGTCTGCCTCGTCGGCGGAGTACGCCTGCACGGCTACCCGTCCGGCACCTGGCTGGCGATCATCGGGCTGGTGGCCGGGGCCCAACTGCTCGGCCACTCGATGTTCAACTACGCGTTGCACCGCGTCTCCGCCACCACGGTCAGCGTGCTGATCCTGCTGGAGGCGCCCGGCGCGGCCCTGATCGGCTGGGTGTGGCTCGGGCAGCTGCCCCGTCCGCTGGCCCTGCCCGGGTTGGCCCTGCTGCTGGCCGGGGTGGCGGTCGTCGTCCTCGGCGGGGCCCGCGCCGGTCGCCGTACCGAGCCGGTCCCGGTCCCCGCCGACCCCACCCCGCTCACCGACTGA
- a CDS encoding APC family permease has protein sequence MGADEERDDAGQPGTAVTPSAEFPPLAAEERAALGRIGERWAGPQPAELPVDPTLGRHRGGPAPSRFGRLAPIEMFTVEQPGELVATAPAHLPGNRVGRAAGRLRRALFGPPLASAAVLYERMRKLVALPILSSDLLSSVAYGPEAMLTVLVLAGGAALGLALPLAALLVVLMIAVGLSYRQTIPAYPHGAGSYIVAGDNLGRTAGLAAAAGLMLDYVLTVSVSVAAGVHAVTSALPALTPATVGLGVLVIAVLLAGNLRGVRTAGNIFVLPTYAFVVVVLAVLVVGYARAAGRGFAPVPPPAVPAAEGLGLLLVLRAFSSGAVSMTGIEAVSNATPAFRPPEWRNARTTLGWMVALLVVLFAGLVGLIHLDGLVPRPGETLLSQLGRVTFPTGPWYALLQASTALILLLAANTAFNDFPRLLYFMARDGHAPRRFLHMGDRLAFSNGLVALAGTAALVFVVFGGHTEALIPLYAVGVFLAFTLSQSGMVVHWRRHRGRGWRGRLLLNALGAVLSGLVLLTAAVAKFAEGAWVVVVAVPLLVLLFRRIHRHYATLHRALALHPPPAGPAGPAPPAGSAEAEAEELPQQVRHLVIVPVARLNRASLRALAYAASLGRPTLAVHIAPEEAEAQRFRAQWSAWGDHLRLETVVSPYRSVVGPLAHYLEALHATRPELTLTVIVPEVVLRRRRHRLLHSRIEQRLRSALGALPGVVVTSVPVHVAE, from the coding sequence GTGGGGGCGGACGAGGAGCGCGACGACGCGGGACAGCCGGGGACCGCTGTCACGCCCTCGGCCGAGTTCCCGCCGCTGGCGGCCGAGGAACGGGCCGCGCTCGGGCGGATCGGGGAACGCTGGGCGGGGCCGCAGCCGGCGGAACTGCCGGTGGACCCGACGCTGGGGCGGCACCGGGGCGGGCCGGCACCGAGCCGGTTCGGTCGGCTCGCGCCGATCGAGATGTTCACCGTCGAGCAGCCCGGCGAGCTGGTCGCCACCGCCCCGGCGCACCTGCCCGGCAACCGGGTCGGCCGGGCCGCCGGCCGGCTCCGGCGGGCGCTGTTCGGGCCCCCGCTGGCCAGCGCCGCCGTGCTGTACGAGCGGATGCGCAAGCTGGTCGCCCTGCCGATCCTCTCCTCCGACCTGCTCAGCTCGGTGGCGTACGGGCCGGAGGCGATGCTGACCGTGCTGGTGCTGGCCGGCGGGGCCGCGCTCGGGCTGGCGCTGCCGCTGGCCGCCCTGCTGGTGGTGCTGATGATCGCCGTCGGGCTGTCCTACCGGCAGACCATCCCGGCGTACCCGCACGGGGCCGGGTCGTACATCGTGGCCGGCGACAACCTGGGCCGGACCGCCGGGCTGGCCGCCGCGGCCGGGCTGATGCTCGACTACGTGCTGACCGTGTCGGTGTCGGTGGCCGCCGGGGTGCACGCGGTCACCTCGGCGCTGCCGGCGCTGACCCCGGCCACCGTCGGGCTCGGCGTGCTGGTGATCGCCGTGCTGCTCGCCGGCAACCTGCGCGGGGTACGCACCGCCGGCAACATCTTCGTGCTGCCCACGTACGCCTTCGTGGTGGTGGTCCTGGCGGTGCTGGTGGTCGGCTACGCGCGTGCGGCGGGCCGGGGCTTCGCGCCGGTGCCGCCGCCGGCCGTCCCGGCCGCCGAAGGGCTGGGCCTGCTGCTGGTGCTGCGCGCGTTCTCCTCCGGCGCGGTGTCGATGACCGGCATCGAGGCGGTGTCGAACGCGACGCCCGCGTTCCGCCCGCCGGAGTGGCGCAACGCCCGCACCACGCTGGGCTGGATGGTGGCGCTGCTGGTGGTCCTCTTCGCCGGCCTGGTCGGCCTGATCCACCTCGACGGCCTGGTGCCCCGGCCGGGCGAGACGCTGCTGTCCCAGCTCGGCCGGGTCACCTTCCCCACCGGCCCCTGGTACGCGCTGCTCCAGGCGAGCACGGCGCTGATCCTGCTGCTGGCGGCGAACACCGCGTTCAACGACTTCCCCCGGCTGCTCTACTTCATGGCCCGGGACGGCCACGCGCCCCGCCGGTTCCTGCACATGGGCGACCGGCTGGCGTTCAGCAACGGGCTGGTCGCCCTCGCCGGGACGGCGGCGCTGGTCTTCGTGGTGTTCGGCGGGCACACCGAGGCGCTGATCCCGCTCTACGCGGTCGGGGTGTTCCTCGCCTTCACCCTGTCGCAGAGCGGCATGGTGGTGCACTGGCGGCGGCACCGGGGCCGGGGCTGGCGGGGCCGCCTGCTGCTCAACGCCCTCGGCGCGGTGCTCTCCGGGCTGGTGCTGCTGACCGCCGCGGTGGCCAAGTTCGCCGAGGGCGCCTGGGTGGTGGTGGTCGCGGTGCCGCTGCTGGTGCTGCTCTTCCGTCGGATCCACCGGCACTACGCCACGCTGCACCGCGCCCTGGCGCTGCACCCGCCGCCCGCCGGCCCGGCCGGCCCCGCGCCGCCCGCCGGCTCCGCCGAGGCCGAGGCCGAGGAACTGCCCCAGCAGGTACGCCACCTGGTGATCGTCCCGGTGGCCCGGCTGAACCGCGCGTCGCTGCGGGCCCTGGCGTACGCGGCGTCGCTGGGCCGGCCGACGCTGGCGGTGCACATCGCCCCGGAGGAGGCCGAGGCGCAACGGTTCCGGGCCCAGTGGTCCGCCTGGGGCGACCACCTGCGGCTGGAGACGGTGGTGTCGCCGTACCGGTCGGTGGTGGGGCCGCTGGCCCACTACCTGGAGGCGTTGCACGCCACCCGGCCGGAGCTGACGCTGACCGTGATCGTGCCCGAGGTGGTGCTGCGCCGCCGTCGGCACCGGCTGCTGCACAGCCGGATCGAGCAGCGCCTCCGCTCCGCCCTGGGGGCGTTGCCCGGGGTGGTGGTCACCAGCGTCCCGGTGCACGTCGCCGAGTGA
- a CDS encoding GNAT family N-acetyltransferase, protein MIEYPDGTLHVGGADDELAARIDRELTAFNNAATGADDEADLSVRVLDAGGDLLAGLTGWTWGGRAGINTVWVRADQRRAGWGGRLLRAAEEEARRRGCTEISVASFSFQAPDFYRRHGYTDTGIRDGIPGGHVDHHFWKSLVHDPAGVLRLVALVDLGSDAEAGRRYEDTVLALLDRHAGRLERRLRTGDGRTEVHVIRFAARAGLDAYLADPERAALRAELGDAAPTTQVLEVHDV, encoded by the coding sequence ATGATCGAGTACCCGGATGGCACCCTGCACGTCGGCGGCGCGGACGACGAACTGGCGGCCCGGATCGACCGGGAGCTGACCGCGTTCAACAACGCGGCGACCGGCGCGGACGACGAGGCCGACCTGTCGGTCCGGGTGCTCGACGCGGGCGGCGACCTGCTGGCCGGGCTGACCGGCTGGACCTGGGGCGGCCGGGCCGGGATCAACACCGTCTGGGTCCGCGCCGACCAGCGCCGCGCCGGGTGGGGCGGCCGGCTGCTGCGGGCCGCCGAGGAGGAGGCCCGCCGACGCGGCTGCACCGAGATCTCGGTGGCCTCGTTCTCGTTCCAGGCGCCGGACTTCTACCGGCGGCACGGCTACACCGACACCGGGATCCGCGACGGCATCCCCGGCGGTCACGTCGACCACCACTTCTGGAAGTCGCTGGTGCACGACCCGGCCGGGGTGCTCCGGCTGGTCGCCCTGGTCGACCTGGGATCCGACGCGGAGGCCGGCCGGCGCTACGAGGACACGGTGCTCGCGCTGCTCGACCGGCACGCCGGGCGGCTGGAGCGGCGGCTGCGCACCGGCGACGGGCGCACCGAGGTGCACGTGATCCGGTTCGCCGCGCGGGCCGGCCTGGACGCGTACCTGGCCGACCCGGAGCGGGCCGCGCTCCGCGCCGAGCTGGGCGACGCCGCCCCGACCACCCAGGTGCTGGAGGTCCACGACGTCTGA
- a CDS encoding SDR family NAD(P)-dependent oxidoreductase, with product MEDLTGRRTVVVTGASSGIGLAAAVALATRGDQLVLVGRDPARLQAAGDRVRDAAGVRPELFRADFAVLDDVRRLAEQLRAAYDRIDVLANNAGAIVLQPVTTIDGYELSMQANHLAPFLLSNLLRDRIGRLVVTASDAHRSGALDPDDLNSALRRYRPFRAYGTSKQANILFTAEAARRWPEVPAYSFHPGVVRTRFGNESRLVALGMRLLPFRSPEKGAETLVWLADQDPSRLVTGGYYADRKLHRPRARASDPRLAARLWATSAEAVGLDG from the coding sequence GTGGAAGATCTCACTGGGCGTCGGACCGTGGTGGTGACCGGCGCGAGTTCGGGCATCGGCCTGGCCGCCGCCGTCGCGCTGGCGACCCGAGGTGACCAACTCGTGCTGGTCGGGCGCGACCCGGCCCGACTCCAGGCGGCCGGGGACCGGGTCCGGGACGCGGCCGGCGTACGGCCGGAGCTGTTCCGGGCCGACTTCGCGGTGCTCGACGACGTCCGCCGGCTGGCCGAGCAGCTGCGCGCCGCGTACGACCGGATCGACGTGCTGGCCAACAACGCCGGGGCGATCGTGCTCCAGCCGGTCACCACGATCGACGGCTACGAGCTGAGCATGCAGGCCAACCACCTCGCCCCGTTCCTGCTCAGCAACCTGCTGCGGGACCGGATCGGCCGGCTGGTGGTGACCGCCTCCGACGCGCACCGCAGCGGGGCGCTCGACCCGGACGACCTGAACTCGGCGCTGCGCCGGTACCGGCCGTTCCGCGCGTACGGCACCAGCAAGCAGGCGAACATCCTGTTCACGGCCGAGGCGGCCCGACGCTGGCCGGAGGTGCCGGCGTACTCGTTCCATCCGGGCGTGGTGCGGACCCGGTTCGGCAACGAGAGCCGGCTGGTCGCCCTGGGCATGCGGCTGCTGCCGTTCCGCAGCCCGGAGAAGGGCGCGGAGACGCTGGTGTGGCTGGCCGACCAGGACCCGTCCCGGCTGGTCACCGGCGGCTACTACGCCGACCGGAAGCTGCACCGGCCACGGGCCCGGGCCAGCGACCCGCGGCTGGCCGCCCGGCTCTGGGCGACCAGCGCCGAGGCCGTCGGCCTCGACGGCTGA
- a CDS encoding HpcH/HpaI aldolase/citrate lyase family protein — MAAVGRPRRSCLAVPGSSVKMLGKAQGLPADQVFLDLEDAVAPLAKPDARKNIVAALNEGDWSGKTRVVRVNDLTTPWTYRDVIEVVEGAGANLDCIMLPKVQNAEQVHWLDLLLTQIEKTLGLEVGRIGIEAQIENAAGLVNVDAIAAASPRVETIIFGPADFMASINMKSLVVGALIPDYPGDPYHYILMRILMAARMHDKQAIDGPFLQIRDVDAFREVAKRSAALGFDGKWVLHPGQIDAANEVYSPAQADYDHAELILDAYDFYTSEAGGKLGAVMLGDEMIDEASRKMALVIAAKGRAAGMSRTSTFTPPAQ; from the coding sequence ATGGCCGCTGTCGGTCGCCCCCGCCGGTCCTGCCTCGCGGTACCCGGCTCCAGCGTCAAGATGCTCGGCAAGGCCCAGGGGCTCCCCGCCGACCAGGTCTTCCTCGACCTGGAGGACGCGGTCGCGCCGCTGGCCAAGCCGGACGCCCGCAAGAACATCGTGGCCGCGCTGAACGAGGGCGACTGGTCCGGCAAGACCCGGGTGGTCCGGGTGAACGACCTGACCACGCCGTGGACCTACCGGGACGTGATCGAGGTGGTCGAGGGCGCCGGGGCGAACCTGGACTGCATCATGCTGCCCAAGGTGCAGAACGCCGAGCAGGTGCACTGGCTCGACCTGCTGCTCACCCAGATCGAGAAGACCCTCGGCCTGGAGGTGGGCCGGATCGGCATCGAGGCGCAGATCGAGAACGCGGCCGGCCTGGTCAACGTGGACGCCATCGCGGCCGCCTCGCCGCGGGTGGAGACCATCATCTTCGGGCCGGCGGACTTCATGGCGTCGATCAACATGAAGTCGCTGGTGGTCGGCGCGCTGATCCCGGACTACCCGGGCGACCCCTACCACTACATCCTGATGCGCATCCTGATGGCCGCCCGGATGCACGACAAGCAGGCCATCGACGGCCCGTTCCTGCAGATCCGCGACGTCGACGCGTTCCGTGAGGTGGCCAAGCGCTCGGCGGCGCTCGGCTTCGACGGCAAGTGGGTGCTGCACCCCGGCCAGATCGACGCGGCCAACGAGGTCTACTCGCCGGCCCAGGCCGACTACGACCACGCCGAGCTGATCCTCGACGCGTACGACTTCTACACCTCGGAGGCGGGCGGGAAGCTCGGCGCGGTGATGCTCGGCGACGAGATGATCGACGAGGCGTCCCGCAAGATGGCGCTGGTGATCGCGGCCAAGGGGCGCGCGGCGGGGATGAGCCGCACCAGCACGTTCACCCCACCGGCGCAGTGA
- a CDS encoding DUF4190 domain-containing protein: MSYPPPPGGWHDPSGNGPQSGPPADPTLPIGGNPIPTQPTPADPYAPADPYAGMKSADPYAAPAYPAGDPYAAGGYPPAAHPAYAQPAGRTNGLAIAALVLSLLGVTSCITAPIGAILGHVALRQIRERGESGEGMAKAGIIVGWVLTGLMVLGFGLFLVALANDNTGSSY; the protein is encoded by the coding sequence ATGAGCTATCCCCCGCCGCCCGGCGGCTGGCACGACCCCTCGGGGAACGGCCCGCAGTCCGGCCCGCCGGCCGATCCGACGCTGCCGATCGGTGGCAACCCGATCCCCACCCAGCCCACCCCGGCCGACCCGTACGCGCCCGCCGACCCGTACGCGGGCATGAAGTCCGCCGACCCGTACGCGGCCCCGGCCTACCCGGCGGGCGACCCGTACGCGGCGGGCGGCTACCCGCCGGCGGCCCATCCGGCGTACGCCCAGCCGGCCGGCCGGACCAACGGCCTGGCCATCGCGGCGCTGGTGCTCTCCCTGCTCGGCGTCACCTCGTGCATCACCGCCCCGATCGGGGCGATCCTCGGGCACGTGGCCCTCAGGCAGATCCGGGAGCGGGGCGAGAGCGGGGAGGGCATGGCCAAGGCCGGCATCATCGTCGGCTGGGTGCTCACCGGCCTGATGGTGCTGGGCTTCGGCCTGTTCCTCGTCGCCCTGGCCAACGACAACACCGGCAGCAGCTACTGA
- a CDS encoding SDR family NAD(P)-dependent oxidoreductase — translation MALDARGGRSRRDVSRPGLVRRTRSGPAAGSADQDQPAPLAEPVTMRLDGRVALVTGAGSADGIGYATAHRLADLGARVAIVSTTRRIHERAEELGVTGFVADLTDESEVGALADAVAEQLGDVEVLVNNAGLASRASPEVLRPVAQLSYEEWRGEIDRNLTTAFLCSRAFIGGMAERGWGRIVNLAATAGPVNALPTEAAYAAAKAGVVGLTRALAMEMIADGVTVNAVAPGTIHTAASTVAELKQGLGTPVGRPGTPDEVAAAIAFLCSPAASYITGQMLVVDGGNSVREGLYR, via the coding sequence ATGGCACTTGACGCGCGCGGCGGTCGGTCGCGCCGGGACGTGAGCCGTCCCGGGCTGGTCAGACGTACCCGGAGCGGCCCCGCGGCCGGGTCCGCCGACCAGGACCAGCCCGCGCCGCTGGCCGAGCCGGTCACCATGCGGCTGGACGGCCGGGTCGCGCTGGTCACCGGCGCGGGCAGCGCGGACGGCATCGGGTACGCGACCGCGCACCGGCTGGCCGACCTGGGGGCCCGGGTCGCGATCGTGTCCACCACCCGGCGGATCCACGAGCGCGCCGAGGAGCTGGGCGTGACCGGCTTCGTCGCCGATCTCACCGACGAGTCCGAGGTGGGCGCGCTGGCCGACGCGGTGGCCGAACAGCTCGGCGACGTCGAGGTGCTGGTCAACAACGCGGGCCTGGCGAGCCGGGCCAGCCCGGAGGTGCTGCGGCCGGTGGCCCAGCTCAGCTACGAGGAGTGGCGCGGCGAGATCGACCGCAACCTCACCACCGCGTTCCTGTGCAGTCGCGCCTTCATCGGCGGGATGGCCGAGCGCGGCTGGGGCCGGATCGTCAACCTGGCCGCCACCGCCGGCCCGGTGAACGCGCTGCCCACCGAGGCCGCGTACGCGGCGGCGAAGGCGGGGGTGGTGGGGCTGACCCGGGCGCTGGCGATGGAGATGATCGCCGACGGGGTGACGGTGAACGCGGTCGCGCCCGGCACCATCCACACCGCCGCGTCGACGGTCGCGGAGCTGAAGCAGGGGCTCGGCACGCCGGTCGGCCGCCCCGGCACGCCGGACGAGGTGGCCGCGGCGATCGCCTTCCTCTGCTCGCCGGCCGCCTCGTACATCACCGGGCAGATGCTGGTGGTGGACGGCGGCAACAGCGTCCGCGAGGGCCTCTACCGCTGA
- a CDS encoding nuclear transport factor 2-like protein, which produces MHELLVEAMGAYFRAGSALDVDALDACYDDGFENVRVDRAGRTVVLGKAQFMARFRELRSRGGALASPEDGPTSMPVSTVHGDQASIVVHRVKDGAPVLYTFVWRIADGRPTRLLREFTVEDDLTPLLRAIRAAAPAAR; this is translated from the coding sequence ATGCACGAGCTGCTGGTCGAGGCGATGGGGGCGTACTTCCGGGCGGGGAGCGCGCTGGACGTCGACGCACTAGACGCCTGCTACGACGACGGGTTCGAGAACGTCCGGGTCGACCGGGCCGGCCGGACGGTGGTGCTCGGCAAGGCACAGTTCATGGCCCGCTTCCGGGAGCTGCGGTCGCGGGGCGGGGCCCTCGCCTCACCCGAGGACGGCCCGACCAGCATGCCGGTCAGCACCGTCCACGGCGACCAGGCGTCGATCGTCGTGCACCGGGTGAAGGACGGCGCACCGGTGCTATACACCTTCGTCTGGCGGATCGCCGACGGGCGACCGACCCGACTGCTGCGGGAGTTCACCGTCGAGGACGACCTCACCCCGCTGCTGCGGGCGATCCGGGCCGCCGCACCCGCCGCCCGCTGA
- a CDS encoding TetR family transcriptional regulator: MALDESTIVRAALDLLRTDGLDGVTVRRLGDRLGVKAPAIYWRFPGKRELLEAMAEEILRARLGELAPYDGRGPWRDWLTDLLLRLREALLAYPDGARIVTGARPLATPTLGRVSEYALRALADVGLDLTTAGTIVYTALHFTFGHLIEEQSSPVPQELDPATLATFAERHPTVARLVATGYDRVDVYRAGLALILREPESGQR, translated from the coding sequence GTGGCACTCGACGAGTCGACGATCGTGCGCGCGGCGCTCGACCTGCTCCGGACCGACGGCCTGGACGGCGTGACCGTCCGCCGGCTGGGCGACCGGCTCGGGGTCAAGGCGCCGGCCATCTACTGGCGGTTCCCGGGCAAACGAGAGCTGCTGGAGGCGATGGCCGAGGAGATCCTCCGCGCCCGCCTCGGCGAGCTGGCCCCGTACGACGGGCGCGGGCCGTGGCGGGACTGGCTCACCGACCTGCTGTTGCGGCTGCGGGAGGCGTTGCTCGCCTACCCCGACGGCGCGCGGATCGTCACCGGGGCCCGCCCGCTCGCCACGCCGACGCTGGGTCGGGTCTCCGAGTACGCGCTGCGCGCTCTCGCGGACGTCGGGCTCGACCTGACCACCGCCGGCACGATCGTCTACACCGCGCTGCACTTCACGTTCGGCCACCTCATCGAGGAGCAGTCCTCACCCGTACCGCAGGAGCTGGACCCGGCGACCCTGGCGACCTTCGCCGAGCGGCACCCGACCGTCGCCCGCCTCGTCGCGACCGGGTACGACCGGGTCGACGTGTACCGGGCGGGCCTGGCGTTGATCCTCCGCGAGCCGGAGTCGGGTCAGCGGTAG
- a CDS encoding DUF4190 domain-containing protein, giving the protein MTRPPGEPDQPPSPYEPPGYGQPYGHEQQPQWGQQPPYAPQPPYGQYGPPGPGPRPGGGPNVLAILSLVFAFVFAPAGIVLGHLAKRQIRQTGEEGDKLATWGLILSYVFTALGLLACCGWIGLAWWANADNGGYR; this is encoded by the coding sequence GTGACCCGACCACCCGGCGAACCGGACCAGCCGCCGTCGCCGTACGAGCCGCCCGGCTACGGCCAGCCGTACGGGCACGAGCAGCAGCCGCAGTGGGGGCAGCAACCCCCGTACGCCCCGCAGCCGCCCTACGGCCAGTACGGTCCGCCCGGCCCGGGACCCCGACCCGGCGGCGGGCCGAACGTGCTCGCCATCCTCTCGCTGGTCTTCGCGTTCGTCTTCGCCCCCGCCGGGATCGTCCTCGGCCACCTGGCCAAGCGGCAGATCCGGCAGACCGGCGAGGAGGGCGACAAGCTCGCCACCTGGGGCCTGATCCTCAGCTACGTCTTCACCGCGCTCGGGTTGCTCGCCTGCTGCGGCTGGATCGGCCTGGCCTGGTGGGCCAACGCGGACAACGGCGGCTACCGCTGA
- a CDS encoding acyl-CoA dehydrogenase family protein encodes MARLAQTPGLTDVQRSILETVREFADKEIIPHAQRLEHADEYPTDILDGMREMGLFGLTIDEEYGGLGESLLTYALVVEELSRGWMSISGIVNTHFIVAYLVSQHGSAEQKARLLPRMATGEVRGAFSMSEPECGSDVSAIKSKAVRDGDNYVLNGQKMWLTNGAYSSVVATLVKTDTGADSVYGNMSTFLLEKEPGFGETAPGLTIPGKIDKMGYKGVETTEMVLDGVTVPASAVLGGAEKVGRGFYQMMDGIEVGRVNVAARACGISIRAFELAVAYAQQRKTFGQPLARHQAIAFKLAEMGTKIEAAHSLMVNAARLKDAGQRNDVEAGMAKLLASEYCAEVVQEAFRIHGGYGYSKEYEIERLMREAPFLLIGEGTSEIQKTIISRGLLKEYKL; translated from the coding sequence ATGGCCCGACTCGCCCAGACGCCCGGCCTGACCGATGTGCAGCGGTCGATCCTGGAAACCGTCCGGGAGTTCGCCGACAAGGAGATCATTCCGCACGCCCAGCGGCTGGAGCACGCCGACGAGTACCCCACCGACATCCTCGACGGGATGCGCGAGATGGGCCTCTTCGGCCTCACCATCGACGAGGAGTACGGCGGCCTGGGCGAGTCCCTGCTCACCTACGCCCTGGTGGTCGAGGAGCTGTCCCGGGGCTGGATGTCGATCTCCGGCATCGTCAACACGCACTTCATCGTGGCGTACCTGGTCTCGCAGCACGGCTCGGCCGAGCAGAAGGCCCGGCTGCTGCCCCGGATGGCCACCGGCGAGGTGCGCGGCGCCTTCTCCATGTCCGAGCCGGAGTGCGGCTCCGACGTGTCGGCGATCAAGTCGAAGGCCGTCCGCGACGGCGACAACTACGTCCTCAACGGCCAGAAGATGTGGCTGACCAACGGGGCCTACTCCTCGGTGGTCGCCACCCTGGTCAAGACCGACACCGGCGCCGACTCGGTCTACGGCAACATGAGCACCTTCCTGCTGGAGAAGGAGCCCGGCTTCGGCGAGACCGCGCCCGGCCTGACCATCCCCGGCAAGATCGACAAGATGGGCTACAAGGGCGTCGAGACCACCGAGATGGTCCTCGACGGGGTCACCGTCCCCGCCTCCGCCGTGCTCGGCGGCGCGGAGAAGGTCGGCCGCGGCTTCTACCAGATGATGGACGGCATCGAGGTCGGCCGGGTCAACGTGGCCGCCCGCGCCTGCGGCATCTCCATCCGCGCCTTCGAGCTGGCCGTCGCGTACGCCCAGCAGCGCAAGACCTTCGGCCAGCCGCTCGCCCGGCACCAGGCGATCGCGTTCAAGCTGGCCGAGATGGGCACCAAGATCGAGGCCGCCCACTCGCTGATGGTCAACGCGGCCCGGCTCAAGGACGCCGGTCAGCGCAACGACGTCGAGGCCGGGATGGCCAAGCTGCTCGCCTCGGAGTACTGCGCCGAGGTCGTCCAGGAGGCGTTCCGGATCCACGGCGGCTACGGCTACTCCAAGGAGTACGAGATCGAGCGGCTGATGCGCGAGGCCCCGTTCCTGCTCATCGGCGAGGGCACCTCGGAGATCCAGAAGACCATCATCTCCCGGGGCCTGCTCAAGGAGTACAAGCTCTGA
- a CDS encoding CoA-binding protein — protein MRSAQQLLADSAVIAVVGASRDPGKAAHRVPLEMQRHGWRIIPVNPTVDELFGEKAYASLADIPHPVDLVDVFRPARDAVEVVRQAVAIGAPAVWLQLGIVSAEARRIAEEAGIDYVEDRCLIVERAAGRLSRR, from the coding sequence ATGCGTTCCGCCCAGCAACTCCTCGCCGACTCCGCCGTGATCGCCGTCGTGGGCGCGTCCCGTGACCCGGGCAAGGCCGCGCACCGGGTGCCGCTGGAGATGCAGCGCCACGGCTGGCGGATCATCCCGGTGAACCCCACCGTGGACGAACTCTTCGGCGAGAAGGCGTACGCCTCCCTGGCCGACATCCCGCACCCGGTCGACCTGGTGGACGTCTTCCGTCCGGCCCGGGACGCGGTGGAGGTGGTCCGGCAGGCGGTGGCGATCGGCGCGCCGGCGGTGTGGTTGCAGCTCGGCATCGTCTCCGCCGAGGCGCGCCGGATCGCCGAGGAGGCCGGCATCGACTACGTCGAGGACCGGTGCCTGATCGTCGAGCGGGCGGCGGGCCGGCTCTCCCGGCGCTGA